Proteins from one Ketobacter alkanivorans genomic window:
- the hypD gene encoding hydrogenase formation protein HypD: MKYIDEFRDPDQARILLQRITKLADQVASLRSTPLQIMEFCGGHTHTVFRYGIEQVIPKSIELVHGPGCPVCVLPREAVDHCVAIAERPDVIMTTFGDAMRVPGSRKNLLQAKAEGADVRMVYSPLDALSIARNSPDKEVVFFALGFETTMPSTALTLQQAYGERLQNFSVLCHHVTTPPVLTEILQDNQLQLDGFIAPGHVAMIIGEQPFQFVACDYGKPLVISGFEPVDVLQAMLMLLTQIHQGRSQVENQYLRVVRQSGNASAQLALCEVFEIGEKVTIRDRYAPFDAMVRFAGHCQSDALPESISEPSYCAEVLKGRIRPLQCPLFGKHCSPSDPQGALMVSSEGACAAYYQYGKAEAMAEI; the protein is encoded by the coding sequence CAGGTTGCATCCCTACGGAGCACTCCCTTGCAAATAATGGAGTTCTGTGGCGGACATACACATACGGTCTTTCGTTATGGAATCGAGCAGGTTATACCAAAAAGCATTGAGCTGGTGCACGGCCCGGGATGCCCGGTGTGTGTGTTGCCAAGAGAGGCGGTAGATCACTGTGTTGCGATAGCAGAAAGGCCGGACGTGATCATGACAACCTTTGGTGACGCTATGAGGGTTCCCGGCTCTAGAAAAAATTTGTTGCAAGCAAAAGCGGAAGGGGCTGATGTGCGCATGGTGTATTCGCCGCTGGATGCACTGTCAATCGCTCGTAATTCACCTGATAAAGAGGTGGTGTTTTTTGCGCTGGGGTTTGAAACGACCATGCCAAGTACGGCGCTCACACTGCAGCAGGCATATGGCGAGCGGTTGCAGAATTTTTCCGTGCTATGTCATCACGTGACGACACCTCCTGTATTAACCGAAATTCTGCAGGATAATCAATTGCAGCTAGACGGCTTTATTGCACCCGGGCATGTAGCTATGATTATCGGAGAACAACCTTTCCAGTTTGTGGCATGCGATTATGGTAAGCCTTTGGTCATCAGTGGGTTCGAGCCTGTTGATGTTTTGCAGGCAATGCTTATGCTCCTAACCCAAATTCACCAAGGGCGATCTCAAGTAGAGAACCAGTATCTTCGGGTAGTTCGCCAAAGTGGCAATGCGTCGGCTCAGTTGGCTTTATGTGAAGTGTTCGAAATAGGGGAGAAAGTGACTATTCGAGATCGCTATGCTCCTTTTGATGCAATGGTGAGGTTTGCTGGTCATTGCCAGTCTGATGCGCTTCCTGAATCGATATCAGAACCGTCATATTGTGCTGAGGTCTTGAAAGGGCGCATACGGCCTTTGCAATGCCCACTTTTTGGGAAGCATTGTTCTCCAAGCGATCCTCAGGGTGCACTTATGGTGTCGTCTGAAGGTGCTTGTGCCGCTTATTATCAGTATGGGAAAGCAGAGGCAATGGCTGAAATATGA
- the hypE gene encoding hydrogenase expression/formation protein HypE, whose translation MKEIITLAHGAGGKAMESLIQQVFVPAFHGVEHAVLEDQARIPMRLLAEHGDRLAFTTDSYVVDPIFFPGGDIGMLAVNGTINDLAVGGAMPLYMSCAMVLEEGLPIEILQRVVNSMVEAANAAQVSIVTGDTKVVPRGQCDKLYINTTGIGVINSGVQISSQRACKGDVIIVNGSVGDHGAAIVSARTDLKLEASIQSDTQSLSELVQIMLRVCPDIHCMRDATRGGVAAVLNELADASRCTMYVDEKSIPVSPDVRGVCEILGFDPLYLANEGKLIAIVPESAAELVLCAMRQHPSGAGSVVIGQVVDQQGSAVVMETQFGAKRVINRLVGEQLPRIC comes from the coding sequence ATGAAGGAGATTATTACTCTTGCCCATGGTGCTGGTGGTAAGGCAATGGAGAGTTTGATTCAGCAAGTTTTCGTGCCTGCCTTTCACGGCGTAGAGCACGCGGTATTGGAAGATCAGGCAAGAATACCGATGCGGTTGTTGGCGGAGCATGGTGACCGATTGGCATTTACCACCGACAGCTATGTGGTTGACCCTATTTTCTTTCCTGGTGGTGATATAGGTATGCTTGCTGTAAACGGTACGATTAATGATCTTGCAGTTGGCGGTGCGATGCCTCTTTATATGAGTTGTGCCATGGTTTTGGAAGAAGGCCTGCCGATAGAGATATTGCAACGTGTTGTCAACTCAATGGTTGAGGCCGCTAATGCTGCACAGGTCAGTATCGTAACCGGCGATACAAAAGTGGTTCCCCGAGGTCAGTGTGACAAACTCTATATTAACACAACTGGAATTGGCGTTATTAATTCAGGCGTTCAGATCAGCTCGCAGCGAGCATGCAAAGGGGACGTGATCATTGTAAACGGCTCCGTCGGTGATCACGGTGCTGCAATAGTCAGCGCCAGAACAGATCTGAAGCTTGAGGCATCAATACAGTCTGACACGCAATCGTTGTCTGAGTTGGTGCAGATCATGTTGCGGGTTTGCCCTGATATTCATTGTATGCGAGATGCAACGAGAGGTGGGGTGGCTGCGGTTCTGAATGAGTTGGCCGATGCCAGTCGGTGCACGATGTATGTTGATGAGAAATCTATACCCGTTAGCCCGGATGTAAGAGGCGTGTGTGAGATACTTGGCTTTGATCCGCTGTATTTAGCCAATGAGGGAAAGCTAATTGCAATCGTGCCTGAGTCAGCTGCCGAATTGGTTCTTTGTGCGATGCGACAGCATCCATCAGGTGCAGGGAGCGTTGTTATCGGGCAGGTTGTTGATCAGCAAGGAAGTGCTGTTGTTATGGAAACCCAATTTGGCGCCAAGCGTGTAATAAATCGTCTGGTGGGTGAGCAGTTGCCCAGGATTTGTTAG